In the Deinococcus ficus genome, one interval contains:
- a CDS encoding thiolase family protein, with amino-acid sequence MRDAVIVSAVRTPVGRGVKGTLANTRPDDLAALVLGEAVKRAGVNADLVEDVYLGCAIPEAEQGLNIARLAALRAGMPDTVGGVTINRFCSSGLQTIAMAAAAIQTGQADVMLAGGVESMSFVPMSGHNPSPNPDLVDSRPGAYIGMGLTAENVADKYGVSREDQDAFALRSHQRAAAAQDAGKFDTEIVPVPVRVDKLKGTKLKSETVQFDKDELIRRDANLADMAKVRPAFRQGGSVTAANSSPFSDGAAAVLLMSADKAEELGVKPLAKFLGFAVAGVAPEVMGIGPVAAVPKVLKQTGLTLDDIDLIELNEAFAAQGIAVMRELGLNQDILNVNGGAIALGHPLGCSGAKLTTSAIYELQRRGGGKALITMCIGGGMGAAGVIEVFPANAAD; translated from the coding sequence CACGCCCGTCGGCCGCGGCGTGAAAGGCACCCTCGCCAACACCCGCCCCGACGACCTCGCCGCCCTCGTCCTCGGCGAAGCCGTCAAACGCGCCGGCGTGAACGCCGACCTCGTCGAGGACGTCTACCTCGGTTGCGCCATTCCCGAAGCCGAACAGGGCCTGAACATCGCCCGCCTCGCCGCCCTGCGCGCCGGCATGCCCGACACCGTCGGCGGCGTGACCATCAACCGCTTCTGCTCCAGCGGCCTGCAGACCATCGCCATGGCCGCCGCCGCCATCCAGACCGGGCAGGCCGACGTCATGCTCGCCGGCGGCGTGGAAAGCATGAGCTTCGTGCCCATGAGCGGCCACAACCCCAGCCCCAACCCGGACCTCGTGGACAGCCGCCCCGGCGCGTACATCGGCATGGGCCTCACCGCCGAGAACGTCGCCGACAAGTACGGCGTGAGCCGCGAGGACCAGGACGCTTTCGCCCTGCGCAGCCACCAGCGCGCCGCCGCCGCGCAGGACGCCGGCAAGTTCGACACCGAAATCGTTCCCGTGCCCGTGCGCGTGGACAAGCTCAAGGGCACCAAGCTGAAATCCGAGACCGTCCAGTTCGACAAGGACGAACTCATCCGCCGCGACGCCAACCTCGCCGACATGGCCAAGGTCCGCCCCGCCTTCCGCCAGGGCGGCAGCGTCACCGCCGCCAACAGCAGCCCCTTCAGCGACGGCGCCGCCGCCGTGCTCCTCATGAGCGCCGACAAGGCCGAGGAACTCGGCGTGAAACCCCTCGCGAAGTTCCTCGGCTTCGCGGTCGCCGGCGTCGCCCCGGAAGTCATGGGCATCGGCCCGGTCGCCGCCGTGCCCAAGGTCCTCAAGCAGACCGGCCTCACCCTGGACGACATCGACCTGATCGAACTGAACGAAGCCTTCGCCGCACAGGGCATCGCCGTGATGCGCGAACTCGGCCTGAACCAGGACATCCTCAACGTCAACGGCGGCGCCATCGCCTTGGGCCACCCCCTCGGGTGCAGCGGCGCGAAACTCACCACCAGCGCCATCTACGAACTCCAGCGCCGCGGCGGCGGCAAGGCCCTGATCACCATGTGCATCGGCGGGGGCATGGGCGCCGCCGGCGTGATCGAGGTGTTCCCCGCCAACGCCGCCGACTGA